Part of the Candidatus Margulisiibacteriota bacterium genome, TTTGGGCCGGCATAGGATTGACCACATAATACTTTTTTACCCCAAAAGTTACCGACGAACGGGCGATGTCGTGCAGGTCAAAGCCGGTCACACAGGTCGTGACTATGTCGCCATTTTTGTTATAGACCGGGTGATGTAATAAGGCCAGATAGACGGCCGCCATGTTAGTTTCTCTGGACGATCTCGGCCAGCATGAGCCGGTCTTGATCGCTCAACTCTCCCCTGGCCAGCAGGTCCGGCCGGCGTTCCAACGTCCGTTTCAACGATTCCTTACGGCGCCACTTTTCGATCTCCGCATGATGGCCGGAGAGCAGGACTTCGGGGACTTTTTTCCCCTCGAACTCTTCGGGTTTGGTATAGCTCGGATAGTCGAGCAAACCATCGTGGAATGAATCACGCTGGACCGATTCTTCTTCTTTGACCACCCCGGGGAGATAGCGGGCGACCGCGTCGGTCAAAACCAGGGCGGGCAGTTCCCCGCCGGTCAAGACATAATCACCGATCGAAAGCTCTTCGTCCACCAACCCCCGGACCCGCTCGTCAACCCCTTCATAATGCCCGCAGAGGAGGACCAGGTGTTCCGCTTTGGCCAGCTCTTTGATCTTAGCCTGGGTTAGGGTCTGGCCAGTTGGGCAAAGCAAGATGACCCTGGTCCCTGGTCCCTGGACCCTGGCCACTGCTTTCGCGATCGGCTCAACTTTCATGACCATCCCCGGCCCGCCCCCATAGGGCGAATCATCGGCGGTCTTGTGTTTGTCTGAAGTAAAATCGCGCAGGTCGACCAGGTTAACGGTCAAGAGCCCTTTATCCCGGGCTTTTTTCAGCAGGCTGGCATCAAGCGCCCCCCGGAGCATCTCCGGGAAGAGGGTGAGGATATCGATTAGCAC contains:
- the trmD gene encoding tRNA (guanosine(37)-N1)-methyltransferase TrmD — its product is MLIDILTLFPEMLRGALDASLLKKARDKGLLTVNLVDLRDFTSDKHKTADDSPYGGGPGMVMKVEPIAKAVARVQGPGTRVILLCPTGQTLTQAKIKELAKAEHLVLLCGHYEGVDERVRGLVDEELSIGDYVLTGGELPALVLTDAVARYLPGVVKEEESVQRDSFHDGLLDYPSYTKPEEFEGKKVPEVLLSGHHAEIEKWRRKESLKRTLERRPDLLARGELSDQDRLMLAEIVQRN